From a single Sporosarcina oncorhynchi genomic region:
- a CDS encoding amino acid ABC transporter substrate-binding protein produces MKKILTLITVSIATVIILSACGSSKNNSADKDVLVIGVDDKFAPMGFRDENNELTGFDIDYAKAAAEHMGMTAKFQPIDWKTKETELSSGRIDLIWNGYTITEDRKGKVLFTKPYLKNAQVVATLTNSDIVTLNDLGGKKIGLQGLSSASDALNANPIQSKVKTVSEYADNVLALTDLKAGRVDAVVIDEVVIDYYMSKQYGIFKVIDESLAPEEYGVGVKKGNEDLLKKLQAALDKMNEDGSAATISTKWFGEDKVVK; encoded by the coding sequence ATGAAAAAAATATTGACATTAATCACCGTCTCAATCGCTACGGTAATTATCTTATCTGCATGTGGCAGTTCTAAAAATAATTCCGCTGACAAAGATGTGCTTGTGATTGGAGTAGATGATAAATTTGCGCCAATGGGTTTTCGTGATGAAAACAATGAGTTAACGGGTTTTGACATTGACTATGCAAAAGCGGCAGCGGAGCATATGGGTATGACAGCTAAATTCCAACCGATCGATTGGAAAACGAAAGAAACTGAATTGAGCAGTGGACGCATCGATTTGATATGGAATGGTTATACGATTACGGAAGATCGAAAAGGAAAAGTTCTTTTCACAAAACCCTATTTGAAAAATGCACAAGTAGTTGCGACGTTAACTAATTCTGATATTGTGACGTTAAACGACTTAGGTGGAAAAAAGATTGGGCTACAAGGTCTTTCATCAGCATCAGATGCATTAAATGCCAATCCAATCCAATCGAAAGTGAAGACGGTCTCAGAGTATGCGGATAATGTTTTAGCGTTGACGGACTTGAAGGCGGGACGTGTTGATGCGGTCGTTATCGATGAGGTCGTCATTGATTATTATATGTCCAAGCAGTATGGGATTTTTAAAGTGATTGATGAATCGTTAGCTCCTGAAGAGTATGGTGTCGGGGTCAAAAAAGGTAACGAGGACTTACTAAAAAAATTGCAAGCAGCTTTAGACAAAATGAATGAAGACGGTAGTGCAGCGACGATTTCAACGAAGTGGTTTGGTGAAGACAAAGTCGTGAAGTAA
- a CDS encoding four-helix bundle copper-binding protein, producing MNTNHADVLKIIQECLEACNTCFDACLKEDDVKMMAECIRLDRECADVCSYAAQAITRNSPFINEILELCAKVCEQCAEECGKHDHDHCKRCAEACKKCADACRQAIA from the coding sequence ATGAATACGAATCATGCAGATGTGCTGAAAATTATTCAAGAATGTTTGGAAGCATGCAATACTTGCTTTGATGCATGTCTCAAGGAAGATGACGTTAAGATGATGGCGGAGTGTATTCGTTTAGATCGGGAGTGTGCAGATGTTTGTTCGTATGCTGCTCAGGCAATTACTCGAAACAGTCCGTTTATAAATGAAATTTTGGAGCTTTGTGCGAAAGTTTGTGAACAGTGTGCTGAAGAGTGTGGGAAGCATGATCATGATCACTGTAAACGATGCGCAGAAGCGTGTAAGAAGTGTGCAGATGCTTGCCGCCAAGCCATTGCTTAA
- the dacB gene encoding D-alanyl-D-alanine carboxypeptidase/D-alanyl-D-alanine endopeptidase, with amino-acid sequence MFLRKSAMILMAIVMSFAAVFTVLPTQSEVHATSPYESLEKKINVLLGDASMNSVVSSVVVRKASTGEIIYEADADRKVTPASTLKLLTSAAALETLGEEYRFTTDLLTDGKVVNGVLNGNLYVRGQGDPTLLKNDLDQFAAQLSKLGIKKINGNLIGDDTWFDAVRLSPSIEKSDETHYYAAQISGLTLSPNNDYDAGTVIVNATPTKNGYKAKVSMSPDTNVVSIVNKSKTVAKGNRNTLTIKRQSGTNKIIISGNVPVGSAGKKEWVTVSNPTAYTLDVFKKSLASKGIKFVPSAQVLRRQTPENTKVLVTKQSMPLKSLMRPFMKLSNNTHAEILAKTMGKHVYADGSWNSGLQVMRDYSQSIGLNPAEWSFEDASGMSHKNKVSSAQLTELLYLVRNASWYLSFVQGLPVSGMQERFVGGTLKNRLTGSAVKGKVIAKTGSLNNVNSLAGYVETVEGETLIFSVLTQNQKKSTIPTLDRIASAIATTSIK; translated from the coding sequence TTGTTTTTAAGAAAAAGTGCAATGATCTTAATGGCGATTGTCATGTCGTTTGCAGCTGTGTTCACGGTACTTCCTACACAATCGGAAGTCCATGCTACAAGTCCCTATGAGTCATTGGAAAAAAAGATAAATGTATTGCTCGGTGATGCATCCATGAATTCCGTAGTAAGCAGTGTGGTAGTTCGTAAAGCTTCGACAGGTGAAATTATCTATGAAGCGGATGCAGACCGGAAAGTGACACCTGCTTCTACATTGAAATTATTGACATCGGCTGCAGCACTTGAAACGCTAGGTGAAGAATACCGATTCACAACAGATTTGCTAACTGATGGAAAAGTAGTTAACGGTGTGTTAAATGGTAACTTGTATGTACGGGGTCAAGGAGATCCAACGTTGTTGAAAAATGATTTGGATCAGTTTGCTGCTCAATTATCGAAACTGGGCATTAAAAAGATAAACGGTAATTTAATAGGGGATGATACGTGGTTTGATGCTGTACGATTATCACCGAGTATCGAAAAAAGTGATGAAACGCATTATTATGCTGCACAAATTTCGGGACTGACTTTATCACCGAACAACGACTATGATGCAGGAACAGTTATAGTAAATGCAACACCAACAAAAAACGGTTATAAAGCGAAAGTTTCAATGTCACCGGATACAAATGTTGTTTCTATCGTCAATAAATCCAAAACAGTCGCAAAAGGCAACCGGAATACGTTGACGATAAAGCGTCAGTCGGGCACGAACAAAATTATCATTTCCGGAAATGTACCAGTAGGAAGTGCTGGAAAGAAAGAATGGGTGACGGTTTCAAATCCTACCGCCTATACATTGGATGTCTTTAAAAAATCACTTGCCTCAAAAGGGATCAAATTTGTTCCTTCTGCGCAGGTGTTACGTAGACAAACCCCTGAAAACACGAAAGTTCTTGTGACTAAGCAATCTATGCCTCTTAAAAGTCTCATGAGGCCGTTTATGAAGCTTAGCAATAACACCCATGCTGAAATATTGGCGAAAACAATGGGCAAGCACGTGTATGCGGATGGCAGCTGGAATTCCGGTTTGCAGGTGATGCGTGATTATTCTCAGTCAATTGGATTAAATCCTGCGGAATGGTCTTTTGAGGATGCTTCAGGCATGTCTCATAAAAACAAGGTGTCTTCAGCACAACTGACTGAATTACTATACCTTGTCAGAAATGCATCTTGGTACTTGAGTTTTGTACAAGGGTTGCCTGTTTCTGGTATGCAGGAGCGCTTTGTCGGTGGAACACTAAAGAACAGATTGACCGGTAGCGCCGTTAAAGGTAAAGTGATAGCCAAAACAGGGAGCTTGAATAATGTAAATTCGTTAGCCGGATACGTGGAGACGGTAGAAGGGGAGACGTTAATCTTTAGCGTGCTTACACAAAACCAGAAAAAGAGTACAATCCCAACTTTGGATCGTATCGCGAGTGCGATTGCAACAACTTCTATAAAATAA
- the selD gene encoding selenide, water dikinase SelD, whose amino-acid sequence MNNSDSQSVKLTTLTTKGGCGCKIGPADLSEVLRALPPSPYDPNLLVGLDTSDDAGVYKLNDELAIVQTLDFFTPIVDDPYDFGQIAATNAISDVYAMGGKPITALNIVAFPIANLEKSILSAILRGAGDKLIEAGVTLVGGHSIDDQEPKFGLAVTGTVHPDKIRTNAGAQIGDKLVLTKPIGVGIYTTSLKNGLLSNEEIQHVTSVMTTLNKTASEVMYAYDVHAATDVTGFGLLGHATEMAKASNVCITIVADRVPILPRTKELAEAGKIPGGTKNNFAHVADDVTYSEHLDQIDRYILCDAVTSGGLLISISGEQVENMVAELKEKGIDASVIGEVTDGPQGKIIVE is encoded by the coding sequence ATGAACAATTCTGATTCTCAATCTGTAAAACTAACGACATTGACAACGAAAGGGGGTTGCGGCTGTAAAATCGGACCAGCAGACTTATCGGAAGTCTTACGTGCCCTTCCTCCTTCTCCCTACGACCCCAACTTATTAGTCGGTTTAGATACAAGCGATGATGCGGGCGTCTATAAATTGAATGATGAACTTGCGATTGTTCAAACACTTGATTTTTTCACTCCGATCGTCGACGATCCCTATGATTTCGGTCAAATTGCAGCGACAAATGCTATTAGCGATGTATATGCAATGGGCGGAAAACCGATAACTGCACTTAATATCGTTGCATTCCCAATTGCAAATTTGGAGAAAAGTATCCTATCGGCTATTTTGCGAGGTGCGGGTGATAAATTGATTGAAGCGGGTGTAACACTTGTTGGTGGTCACTCGATTGATGATCAAGAACCAAAATTCGGACTGGCAGTTACTGGTACAGTACATCCTGATAAAATCCGAACGAATGCCGGTGCTCAAATCGGGGATAAACTCGTCTTGACCAAACCGATTGGTGTAGGTATTTATACGACTTCATTGAAAAATGGATTATTATCCAATGAAGAAATTCAACATGTTACTTCAGTTATGACAACTTTAAACAAAACAGCGTCAGAAGTAATGTATGCCTATGACGTGCACGCAGCGACAGATGTCACAGGATTCGGTCTGCTTGGCCATGCAACTGAAATGGCGAAAGCAAGTAATGTGTGCATAACGATTGTTGCAGACCGTGTTCCAATACTCCCTCGCACAAAAGAACTTGCTGAAGCAGGAAAAATCCCTGGCGGCACGAAAAACAATTTTGCCCATGTAGCAGATGACGTAACATATTCGGAACATCTTGACCAGATTGACCGCTATATACTTTGCGACGCCGTCACTTCAGGTGGCCTCCTCATCTCTATTTCAGGTGAACAAGTCGAAAATATGGTCGCCGAACTCAAAGAAAAAGGCATTGACGCTTCCGTTATCGGAGAAGTGACTGACGGACCGCAAGGAAAAATTATTGTAGAATGA
- a CDS encoding amino acid ABC transporter permease, translating into MTIDYLLSILKPMLEGAQATVLLFLLAIIVSIPLGFVLTLAVRSAVKPMSWLANAYIYLMRGTPLLLQLLFIVFGLPLIPIIGEFLVLDRFVAATIGFILNYAAYFAEIFRGGLLAIDKGQYEASKVLGLNKWQTTTRVVLPQMIRIALPSVANESVTLVKDTALLYAVAVPELLHFAQTAVNRDFTVIPFLMAGVIYLLITLCLTLFFKWFERRLQFD; encoded by the coding sequence ATGACAATAGATTATTTACTATCCATTTTAAAACCGATGTTGGAAGGAGCTCAGGCTACTGTTCTTCTATTCTTACTAGCTATCATTGTTTCGATTCCACTAGGTTTTGTTTTAACATTAGCTGTAAGAAGTGCGGTTAAACCAATGTCATGGCTCGCAAATGCGTATATTTACCTCATGCGTGGAACACCGTTATTGCTACAGCTTTTATTTATCGTTTTTGGCCTTCCGCTAATTCCGATCATTGGTGAGTTTCTCGTTTTAGATCGGTTTGTCGCAGCGACCATAGGATTTATCCTGAATTATGCAGCATACTTTGCGGAAATTTTCCGTGGGGGTCTTCTTGCAATCGATAAAGGACAATATGAAGCTTCGAAAGTACTTGGACTGAATAAGTGGCAAACAACGACACGGGTCGTATTGCCGCAAATGATCCGGATTGCATTGCCGTCAGTTGCGAATGAGTCGGTTACGTTAGTAAAAGATACAGCATTGCTTTATGCAGTCGCAGTACCTGAGTTACTGCATTTTGCTCAAACAGCTGTCAATCGTGATTTTACCGTCATTCCGTTTCTCATGGCGGGTGTGATCTATCTTCTCATCACTTTATGTTTGACTTTGTTCTTTAAGTGGTTTGAAAGACGACTACAATTCGATTAA
- the mnmH gene encoding tRNA 2-selenouridine(34) synthase MnmH → MYRDITLNDLLEQKKREPHTTIDVRSPSEFKESTIPGSINIPVFTDEERAEIGTLYKQVSKDVATKRGLEIFSAKLPTFIEEFKHIDTSMTVFCWRGGMRSKTAATVLDLMGIHANRLSGGIRTYRQWIVKELESATFKPDLFVLNGYTGSGKTILLHKLAKDGYPVIDLENLAGHRGSIFGQIGLEPNNQKKFDSLLLHEIEKVNDRPFVFIEGESKRIGKVLVHPFLYDKKENGVQIFIHLPVEERVKIILDDYDPKTSPDKFIDAFKMIKKRIHVPIANEIEIALDENNFNEAVKLLLEHYYDPRYKYSTTNEQREKNKIIQANTIDDAYGQLIELIKTF, encoded by the coding sequence ATGTACCGCGATATAACGTTAAATGATTTATTGGAGCAAAAAAAACGTGAACCACACACGACAATCGATGTCCGTTCACCTTCGGAGTTCAAAGAATCAACAATTCCAGGAAGCATTAATATTCCTGTTTTCACAGACGAAGAGCGGGCAGAAATCGGAACACTTTATAAGCAAGTAAGCAAAGATGTGGCAACTAAACGCGGTTTGGAGATTTTTTCAGCGAAACTGCCGACTTTCATCGAAGAATTCAAGCATATCGACACATCAATGACTGTATTTTGCTGGCGTGGAGGCATGCGCAGTAAAACCGCAGCTACTGTTCTCGACTTGATGGGCATCCATGCAAACCGGCTAAGTGGCGGGATTCGTACATATCGGCAATGGATTGTAAAAGAATTAGAAAGCGCCACTTTCAAACCTGATCTGTTTGTCTTGAACGGCTATACAGGATCAGGGAAAACAATTCTACTGCATAAGCTCGCCAAGGATGGATATCCAGTTATAGATTTGGAGAATCTCGCGGGACACCGCGGATCTATTTTCGGACAAATCGGTCTCGAACCTAATAATCAGAAAAAGTTTGACTCGCTGTTGCTCCATGAAATTGAAAAAGTGAATGATCGCCCTTTCGTCTTTATCGAAGGTGAAAGCAAACGAATTGGAAAAGTATTGGTTCACCCTTTTCTATACGATAAAAAAGAGAATGGCGTCCAAATTTTCATCCATCTTCCCGTAGAAGAGCGTGTGAAGATTATTCTAGACGATTACGACCCAAAGACATCACCTGACAAGTTTATAGACGCTTTTAAAATGATAAAAAAAAGAATTCACGTTCCGATTGCTAATGAAATTGAGATAGCCTTGGATGAGAACAATTTTAATGAGGCTGTCAAGTTGTTGCTTGAACATTACTATGATCCACGTTATAAATATTCGACAACAAATGAGCAACGCGAAAAAAATAAGATTATTCAGGCGAATACAATCGATGATGCGTATGGACAGCTGATTGAGTTAATCAAGACATTTTAA
- a CDS encoding purine/pyrimidine permease, giving the protein MKNVLGGIQWAVFLIASSIAAPIAIAHVFGMDAGETTLFIQRTIFVLGAACLIQAFIGHKLPINEGPAGLWWGIFVVYAGMVGVMYPTSSDALQALQSGMLVSGVLFIILALTGVINKMKTLFTPAITFTYLMLLILQLSGTFLKGMIGVDSGDDRIDSVLFFGSLVVIFVTFLTMNHKTPWISRYSVLLSIAAGWLLFLIIGKTHAIKFESENLIRLPDMLVYGIPVWDTGVVVTASFITLLLIANMMASIRVMESLLKKSFAVTPPDRMKQGSIASGVNHLLAGLFSAIGPVPISGAAGFVGATRLSSLKPFIMGSILIMVMTLFPSIMSIFAALPPAVAYAVTFAIFTKMVEMAFLELAGESHQLRAYKTAAIGLMIGVGIMFIPQESMSDLPRAFSAVLSNGLIVGTVLAIVVEQFLLWRERKTN; this is encoded by the coding sequence ATGAAAAATGTACTTGGTGGCATTCAATGGGCTGTCTTTCTGATTGCTTCATCCATAGCTGCACCCATTGCCATAGCGCATGTATTTGGCATGGATGCTGGAGAAACGACATTGTTCATCCAACGAACGATATTTGTTCTTGGAGCGGCATGTCTAATTCAGGCATTCATTGGACATAAACTTCCAATTAATGAAGGTCCTGCAGGATTATGGTGGGGGATATTCGTTGTGTACGCGGGAATGGTGGGAGTAATGTATCCAACGAGTTCGGATGCTTTACAAGCGCTTCAAAGCGGAATGCTCGTTAGCGGTGTCCTCTTTATCATATTGGCTCTAACAGGAGTCATTAACAAAATGAAAACGTTATTCACGCCTGCGATCACTTTTACTTATTTGATGTTGCTCATCTTGCAATTAAGTGGCACGTTTTTAAAAGGAATGATAGGTGTAGACAGTGGCGATGATCGTATTGACAGTGTGTTGTTTTTTGGAAGTTTAGTAGTTATCTTTGTTACGTTCTTGACGATGAATCATAAGACACCTTGGATTTCGAGATATTCAGTGTTGTTATCGATTGCTGCCGGTTGGCTATTATTTTTAATCATCGGTAAAACTCATGCCATCAAATTTGAGTCAGAAAATTTAATTCGTCTGCCTGATATGCTTGTATACGGAATACCTGTATGGGATACCGGTGTCGTAGTCACTGCTTCATTCATCACATTATTGCTCATTGCAAACATGATGGCTTCCATCCGCGTCATGGAAAGTTTATTAAAGAAATCATTCGCAGTCACACCACCCGATCGAATGAAGCAAGGTTCAATTGCTTCAGGTGTGAATCATTTGCTCGCTGGGCTATTCTCTGCAATTGGACCAGTGCCGATTTCTGGAGCGGCAGGATTTGTAGGTGCTACACGGCTGTCCTCATTAAAACCGTTCATTATGGGCAGTATACTCATTATGGTCATGACACTATTTCCATCAATCATGTCCATATTTGCAGCTTTACCACCAGCAGTTGCTTATGCCGTCACTTTTGCGATTTTCACTAAAATGGTAGAAATGGCTTTCTTGGAGCTTGCAGGGGAGAGCCATCAGTTGAGGGCATATAAAACGGCGGCAATTGGATTGATGATAGGCGTAGGAATTATGTTCATTCCGCAAGAAAGCATGTCTGATTTGCCAAGGGCATTTTCAGCTGTTCTATCTAATGGGTTGATAGTAGGTACTGTACTTGCAATTGTCGTTGAACAGTTTTTACTTTGGCGGGAGAGAAAAACGAATTGA
- a CDS encoding Yip1 family protein yields the protein MQTIEKQGNDQVESLNMWKSIWLHPRKTVRYAVEHKTWRFVMMIALIIGVFTVLDQASSNDLGETMGIGQIILIALIGGPILGVISLFIGSGVLHLLSLMFGGRGTFADTRMAFTVSNLILIVSGLIWIPDLLINGKGMFVSEYDFSLFQGVWLVVSLILNFALGIWATVSMIGAIAEVHKFAIWKAVLVVLLPVTLLIIFIFVIVLLTVPFFFI from the coding sequence ATGCAAACTATTGAGAAACAGGGGAATGATCAAGTAGAATCGTTGAACATGTGGAAATCCATTTGGCTTCATCCAAGAAAGACGGTTCGTTACGCGGTTGAACATAAAACATGGCGTTTTGTTATGATGATTGCTTTAATAATCGGTGTCTTCACTGTATTGGACCAAGCCTCCTCGAATGATTTAGGTGAAACGATGGGCATCGGTCAAATTATTTTGATTGCACTTATAGGTGGTCCGATTCTAGGCGTGATTTCATTATTCATCGGAAGTGGAGTTTTACATTTGTTATCTTTGATGTTCGGGGGACGGGGAACGTTCGCGGATACAAGGATGGCATTTACCGTTTCTAATCTGATTTTAATTGTATCGGGGTTAATATGGATTCCTGATCTATTAATCAATGGAAAAGGGATGTTTGTTTCTGAATATGATTTCTCGCTATTTCAGGGGGTATGGCTTGTCGTAAGCCTTATCTTAAACTTTGCGCTTGGTATTTGGGCCACAGTTTCAATGATTGGTGCGATTGCAGAAGTCCATAAGTTTGCTATATGGAAAGCAGTGCTCGTCGTTTTGCTTCCGGTAACATTACTAATCATATTTATTTTTGTGATTGTTTTGCTGACAGTTCCGTTCTTCTTTATTTAA
- a CDS encoding general stress protein translates to MVQRHVVGYYHTEAEAVQAIEELKTQGYTSEDISIISKDHNQVNHIEEETGTHAADGAATGAATGGVLGGLGGVLLGIGALAIPGIGPIIAAGPIVAGITGAAAGAGVGGLAGALIGMGIPEEEANRYNEYFNEGKILVLVDGEYRNPNNRMDYPDRPLV, encoded by the coding sequence ATGGTACAACGACACGTAGTAGGCTATTATCATACGGAAGCAGAAGCGGTACAAGCAATTGAAGAATTGAAAACACAAGGATACACATCAGAAGATATATCAATAATTAGTAAAGACCACAATCAAGTCAACCATATCGAAGAAGAAACAGGTACACACGCGGCTGATGGTGCAGCTACAGGAGCAGCAACTGGAGGAGTCCTTGGTGGGCTTGGTGGTGTATTGCTCGGCATCGGCGCTTTAGCAATTCCAGGAATCGGACCCATTATCGCAGCAGGACCAATCGTTGCAGGCATCACAGGTGCCGCTGCAGGAGCTGGCGTCGGTGGTCTGGCTGGCGCATTAATTGGAATGGGTATACCTGAAGAAGAGGCAAATCGCTATAATGAATATTTCAATGAAGGAAAAATTCTTGTATTGGTCGATGGTGAATATAGAAATCCCAATAACCGCATGGATTATCCAGATAGACCACTCGTATAA
- a CDS encoding amino acid ABC transporter ATP-binding protein, translated as MAILEVSNLKKSFGPLEVLKQISFDVDKNDVIAVIGPSGSGKSTMLRSLVHLEEIDGGSIAVEGEFIVNNGVYSKPQQLKQITSKMGMVFQHFNLFPHLTVLENLVLAPKLLKQGSTTEHRERGLELLAKVGLVDKANVLPANLSGGQKQRVAIARALMRNPDILLFDEPTSALDPELTGEVLQVMKDLAQASMTMIVVTHEMEFARDVANKAIFMDNGEIIEMGSPIELLTNPQMERTKAFLQRTMRN; from the coding sequence ATGGCGATTCTAGAAGTATCCAATTTAAAAAAATCATTTGGACCACTTGAAGTTTTAAAACAAATTAGCTTTGATGTGGACAAAAACGATGTCATCGCAGTTATTGGACCATCAGGCTCAGGGAAGAGCACGATGCTAAGAAGCTTAGTCCATTTAGAAGAAATTGATGGAGGTAGTATTGCAGTGGAAGGAGAATTCATTGTAAATAATGGCGTTTATTCGAAACCTCAGCAATTAAAACAAATCACATCTAAAATGGGAATGGTTTTTCAACATTTCAACTTATTCCCTCATTTAACCGTACTAGAAAATTTAGTACTGGCACCTAAACTTCTTAAGCAGGGAAGTACGACGGAACATCGGGAGCGTGGATTGGAATTATTAGCAAAGGTTGGTTTGGTAGATAAAGCGAATGTCTTACCTGCAAACCTTTCAGGTGGACAGAAGCAACGAGTGGCTATCGCACGCGCATTAATGCGAAATCCAGACATATTATTGTTTGATGAGCCAACATCCGCGCTCGATCCAGAATTGACAGGTGAGGTGCTTCAGGTGATGAAGGATCTTGCACAAGCGTCTATGACAATGATTGTTGTCACGCATGAGATGGAGTTTGCAAGAGATGTCGCCAATAAAGCGATTTTTATGGACAATGGGGAAATTATTGAAATGGGTAGTCCAATTGAATTGTTGACGAATCCTCAAATGGAACGTACAAAAGCTTTCTTGCAGCGTACAATGCGAAATTAA
- a CDS encoding DUF1641 domain-containing protein yields the protein MAAPITTIKKIELTEAELQQAKVNELQALIVEQQQSLNKILELTAELDKAGVLDALNAVVKAKDELAGIAVAQASREPMTNMLNNAMNLVGVLTAIDPEVTAKLKSGIASGVREAELYSGTDEKVSIFQLMKALNDPDINRSIKFGMDFLKGMGKGLNGK from the coding sequence ATGGCAGCGCCAATTACGACTATTAAAAAGATTGAGCTTACAGAAGCAGAGTTGCAACAGGCGAAAGTGAATGAATTGCAAGCCCTCATTGTTGAGCAGCAGCAATCGTTGAATAAAATACTTGAATTGACAGCCGAACTGGATAAAGCCGGTGTTTTGGATGCATTGAATGCAGTGGTAAAAGCAAAAGATGAGCTTGCGGGTATAGCTGTAGCGCAAGCTTCACGCGAACCGATGACAAATATGTTGAACAATGCGATGAATTTGGTGGGGGTTTTGACTGCTATCGATCCTGAAGTGACAGCAAAACTAAAAAGCGGAATCGCCAGCGGGGTTCGCGAAGCTGAATTATACAGTGGCACTGATGAAAAAGTGTCGATATTTCAACTGATGAAGGCATTGAATGATCCTGATATTAACAGATCGATAAAATTTGGAATGGACTTCCTTAAAGGTATGGGGAAAGGTTTGAACGGTAAATAA
- a CDS encoding DUF420 domain-containing protein translates to MNKGTEIQSGKPFKKRNYKPAIIILSVVLIGVIGLLSGRRGVEEFTAFDITILPMMNAIFNSFTFLFLVGALIAIKKRNITVHRKFIYAAFFTTTLFLVTYVSYHYLAPSTPYGGSGLLAGIYYFVLLTHIVLAAAIVPLALTSVARAWNQEHERHRKIVRWTMPIWLYVSFTGVLVYLMISPYY, encoded by the coding sequence ATGAACAAAGGAACTGAAATACAATCAGGCAAGCCATTCAAGAAAAGAAACTATAAACCCGCAATCATTATCTTATCAGTTGTGTTAATAGGGGTTATTGGCTTACTCTCTGGGCGTAGGGGAGTCGAGGAATTCACTGCATTCGATATTACGATTCTTCCGATGATGAATGCCATATTTAACAGCTTTACATTTCTCTTTCTCGTAGGCGCATTAATCGCGATCAAGAAAAGGAATATTACTGTTCACCGGAAATTTATTTACGCTGCATTTTTCACGACAACTCTGTTTCTCGTGACGTATGTTTCTTACCATTATTTAGCACCCTCCACTCCGTACGGAGGTTCCGGGTTATTAGCAGGCATCTACTATTTTGTATTACTTACACATATTGTACTGGCTGCTGCAATCGTGCCGCTTGCTTTGACGAGTGTTGCCCGTGCGTGGAATCAAGAACATGAACGCCACAGGAAAATTGTCAGATGGACGATGCCAATCTGGTTATATGTCAGCTTTACCGGTGTCCTCGTTTATCTTATGATTTCTCCCTATTATTAA